In Oryza sativa Japonica Group chromosome 3, ASM3414082v1, one DNA window encodes the following:
- the LOC4333597 gene encoding multiple C2 domain and transmembrane region protein 14: MVEEGARRRVVVEVCNARNLMPKDGQGTASAYAVVDFDGQRRRTATRPRDLNPQWGERLEFLVHDPDAMCAETLELNLYNDKKAIAATGGGGRRGGTFLGKVKVAGASFSKAGDEVLVYYPLEKRSVFSQIKGEIGLKIWFVDEPPPPPPPAAPADGKADAAAEKKEAAEGGKEEKEKAPAAAAASAAEEKKPEAPAEEKKAEEAKKEEKKSAEADKKEEKDDKKKSPEKGKKDGEKPKEEGKAKDETKKEVAPVPPSPSKAPPPSPSKMELAAAGVAGDLEIRPQSAAERSMAASAGNASYDLVDRVPYLFVRLLKAKHHGGGDKQPLYAQLSIGTHAVKTRAATAAGEWDQVFAFHKDSLTATSLEVTVHEEAKKPAAEGEATPPDTNLGYVSFDLHEVPKRSPPDSALAPQWYTLEGHANDGTAACDVMLAVWVGTQVDEAFQEAWQSDSGGYLVHTRSKAYLSPKLWYLRLSVIQAQDLRLPAPPDAKAKPMGPAFPELYVKAQLGAQVFKTCRVALGSAATGTSNPSWNEDLLFVAAEPFDPFLTVVVEDIFSGQPVGQARVPLSTVHRRSDDRVEPPSRWLNLCGDEARPYAGRVHVRVCLEGGYHVLDEAANVASDVRAASKQLSKPPVGMLEVGIRGAANLVPMKIAKDGASGSTDAYVVLKYGPKWARTRTILDQFNPRWNEQYAWDVFDPCTVLTIAVFDNVRYRSAEASGDAGKLPKDARIGKLRIRLSTLDANRVYANTFALTAVHPVGVRKMGELELAIRFTCPSWLTLMQAYGSPLLPRMHYVKPLGPAQQDVLRHTAMRIVSGRLARSEPPLGPEVVQYLLDTDTHSWSMRRSKANWFRVVGCLSHVATAVRWANRVRTWTHPTTTVLVHALLVAVVLCPEMILPTVCLYLFLVLLWRYRARPREPTGMDPRLSHVDSVSPDELDEEFDGLPSARPADVVRMRYDRLRAVAGRAQTLLGDVAAQGERIEALLSWRDPRATAVFAVVCLLAALVMYAVPFKLLLLAMGFYYLRHPRFRGDMPSAGFNFFRRLPSNSDRVL, from the coding sequence ATGGTGGAGGagggggcgaggcggcgggtggtggtggaggtctGCAACGCGCGGAACCTCATGCCCAAGGACGGGCAGGGGACGGCGAGCGCCTACGCCGTCGTCGACTTCGACGGCcagcgccgccgcacggccaccAGGCCGCGGGATCTCAACCCGCAGTGGGGGGAGCGCCTCGAGTTCCTCGTCCACGACCCCGACGCCATGTGCGCCGAGACGCTCGAGCTCAACCTCTACAACGACAAGAaggccatcgccgccaccgggggaggcggccgccgcgggggcACGTTCCTCGGCAAGGTCAAGGTGGCCGGCGCCTCCTTCTCCAAGGCCGGGGACGAGGTGCTCGTCTATTACCCGCTCGAGAAGCGGAGCGTTTTCTCGCAGATCAAGGGGGAGATCGGGCTCAAGATTTGGTTCGTCgatgagccgccgccgccgccgccacccgccgcccctGCGGATGGAAAGGCCGATGCTGCCGCGGAGAAGAAGGAGGCTGCCGAGGGTGgcaaggaggagaaggagaaggcgccagccgctgccgctgcctctgCGGCCGAGGAGAAGAAACCGGAGGCGCCGGCCGAGGAGAAGAAAGCAGAGGAGGccaagaaagaagagaagaaatcaGCTGAGGCCGACAAGAAGGAAGAGAAGGATGACAAGAAGAAGTCGCcggagaaggggaagaaggacGGCGAGAAGCCCAAAGAGGAAGGCAAGGCTAAGGACGAGACCAAGAAGGAGGTTGCGCCGGTGCCGCCTTCGCCGTCGAAGGCGCCGCCACCCTCACCGTCGAAGATGGAGCTCGCGGCCGCCGGAGTCGCCGGGGACCTCGAGATTCGTCCCCAGAGCGCCGCCGAGCGGAGCATGGCGGCCTCTGCGGGCAACGCGTCGTACGATCTGGTGGACCGCGTGCCTTACCTGTTCGTCCGGCTTCTCAAGGCCAAGCACCACGGCGGCGGAGACAAGCAGCCGCTGTACGCTCAGCTGTCCATCGGCACGCACGCCGTGaagacgcgcgcggcgacggccgcTGGCGAGTGGGATCAGGTGTTCGCCTTCCACAAGGATAGCCTCACGGCCACCTCACTAGAGGTCACCGTCCATGAAGAAGCCaagaagccggcggcggagggagaagCCACTCCGCCGGACACCAACCTCGGGTACGTCTCGTTCGATCTTCACGAGGTCCCAAAGCGGTCGCCGCCGGACAGCGCGCTGGCGCCGCAGTGGTACACCCTCGAGGGCCACGCCAATGACGGCACGGCGGCCTGCGACGTCATGCTCGCCGTGTGGGTGGGCACGCAGGTCGACGAGGCGTTCCAGGAAGCGTGGCAATCGGACTCCGGCGGCTACCTCGTCCACACCCGCTCCAAGGCGTACCTGTCCCCCAAGCTCTGGTACCTCCGCCTCAGCGTCATCCAGGCGCAGGATCtgcgcttgccggcgccgccggacgCCAAGGCGAAGCCGATGGGACCGGCCTTCCCGGAGCTCTACGTCAAGGCGCAGCTCGGCGCCCAGGTGTTCAAGACCTGCCGCGTCGCGCTCGGCAGCGCGGCGACGGGGACATCGAACCCGAGCTGGAACGAGGACCTgctgttcgtcgccgccgagccgtTCGATCCCTTCCTGACCGTCGTCGTGGAGGATATCTTCTCCGGGCAGCCGGTGGGTCAGGCGCGCGTGCCACTGTCAACCGTGCACCGGCGATCTGACGACCGGGTAGAGCCGCCTTCGCGGTGGCTGAACCTGTGCGGCGACGAGGCTCGGCCGTACGCCGGGCGGGTGCACGTGCGCGTCTGCCTGGAGGGCGGCTACCACGTGCTCGACGAGGCGGCGAACGTGGCCAGCGACGTCCGCGCGGCGTCGAAGCAGCTGTCGAAGCCGCCCGTGGGGATGCTCGAGGTGGGCATCCGCGGCGCGGCGAACCTGGTGCCGATGAAGATCGCCAAGGACGGCGCGAGCGGGTCGAcggacgcgtacgtcgtgctcAAGTACGGGCCCAAGTGGGCGCGCACCCGCACCATCCTGGACCAGTTCAACCCGCGGTGGAACGAGCAGTACGCGTGGGACGTGTTCGACCCCTGCACCGTGCTCACCATCGCCGTGTTCGACAACGTCCGGTACAGGAGCGCCGAGGCCAGCGGCGACGCCGGGAAGCTGCCCAAGGACGCGCGCATCGGCAAGCTCCGCATCCGCCTCTCGACGCTGGACGCCAACCGCGTGTACGCCAACACCTTCGCGCTCACGGCCGTGCACCCGGTGGGCgtgcgcaagatgggggagcTGGAGCTCGCCATCCGGTTCACCTGCCCGTCGTGGCTGACGCTGATGCAGGCGTACGGGAGCCCGCTGCTGCCGCGCATGCACTACGTCAAGCCGCTGGGCCCCGCGCAGCAGGACGTGCTGCGGCACACGGCGATGCGCATCGTGTCGGGGCGGCTGGCGCGGTCGGAGCCGCCGCTGGGGCCGGAGGTGGTGCAGTACCTGCTCGACACGGACACGCACTCGTGGAGCATGCGGCGGAGCAAGGCCAACTGGTTCCGCGTCGTGGGCTGCCTGTCGCACGTCGCGACGGCGGTGAGGTGGGCGAACCGCGTGCGCACGTGGACGCACCCGACGACCACCGTGCTGGTGCACGcgctgctcgtcgccgtcgtgctcTGCCCGGAGATGATCCTCCCCACCGTCTGCCTCTACCTCTTCCTGGTCCTGCTCTGGCGCTACAGGGCGCGGCCGCGGGAGCCCACGGGGATGGACCCGCGGCTCTCCCACGTGGACAGCGTCAGCCCCGACGAGCTCGACGAGGAGTTCGACGGGCTCCCCTCGGCCCGCCCCGCCGACGTGGTCCGGATGCGGTACGACAGGCTGCGCGCCGTGGCCGGGCGGGCGCAGACGCTGCTCGGCGACGTCGCGGCGCAGGGGGAGCGGATCGAGGCGCTGCTGTCGTGGCGCGACCCGCGGGCCACGGCGGTGTTCGCGGTGGTGTGCCTGCTCGCCGCGCTCGTCATGTACGCCGTGCCGttcaagctgctgctgctcgccatGGGGTTCTACTACCTCCGCCACCCGAGGTTCCGCGGCGACATGCCGtccgccggcttcaacttcttcCGCCGCCTGCCGTCCAACTCCGACCGGGTTCTCTAG